Below is a window of Streptomyces sp. ITFR-16 DNA.
CCGCGGTGACCGCGGCGCTGGTCTGCGCGGTCGTCTCGCACCTGATCACGATCGCGGGCAACATCCCCCTGAACAAGGCGCTGGCCGCCTCCGAGGGAACGGAACCCGACAGCGCGGCCCGGACCGCGTTCGAGGCCCGCTGGAACCTGCTGCACCAGGTCCGGACCGCGTTCTCGCTCGCCGCCTTCGCCCTGCTGGTCGTCGCCGCGAGGTAGCCGCGCCGCTTCCGGGCCTCACGCCAGGTGGAACACCTCCGTGAGCGGCACCATCGCCTCGTCCGCCGACTCCGGCTGCTCGAAGAAGTCCGCCATCTCGCGCTGCCACCGCCCGTTCACATCGGTGGCGGCCATCGCCTCCCGGGCCGCGTCGAAGTCCTCCGTCTCCAGATAGCCGACGAGCAGCCCGTCCTCGCGCAGGAAGAGCGAGTAGTTGTGCCAGCCCGCCGCGGACAGCGCGGCGAGCATGTCCGGCCAGACCGCGGCATGGCGCGCGCGGTACTCCTCGACGCGGTCCTCGCGTACGTTCAGCAGAAAGCAGACACGCTGCATGCTCAGGGACTCCCGGCGAAGGGGGCGGGCGGTCAGAAGTCGAACCGGTCGATGTTCTTCTTGTCGAAGACCGTCGGCTTGCCGAGGATGACCTCGCCGTCCTTGCCGATCGTGTACTCGCCGAGCTTGCCCGCCTTGAACTTCTCGCCCTCGGCCCCGGTGATCTGACCGGACGCCAGCGCCGCGGCCGCGTACGAGCCGAGGTAGCCCAGCTCCTCCGGGTTCCACAGCGAGAACTGCTCGACGGTGTCGTTCTTGACGTACTTGCGCATCTGGTTCGGCGTGCCCAGGCCGTTCAGCACGACCTTGCCCTTGTACGAGGAGTCGCTCAGATAGCGGGCGGCGGCCGCGATGCCGACCGTGGTGGGCGAGATGATGCCCTTGAGGTCGGGGTAGGCCTGCATCAGGCCCTGGGTCTGCTGGAACGACTTCTGGTCCGCGTCGTCCCCGTACGCCACCTTCACGAGCTTCATGTCCTTGTACTTGGGCAGCTTCAGCTCGTCCTTCATGAACTCGATCCAGGTGTTCTGGTTCGTCGCGTTCTGGGTGGCCGAGAGGATCGCGATCTTGCCCTTGTAGTCGATCTGCTCACCGAGGTGCTGGACCAGGCTGCGGCCGATCTCCTCGGAGCTGGCCTGGTTGATGAAGAGCTGGCGGCAGTCCTTCGCCGTGTCGGAGTCGTACGCCACGACCTTGATGTTCTTCTTCATGGCCTGCTTCAGCGGGCCGCACACCGCGTTCGGGTCGTTGGCCGCGACCAGGATCGCGTCCTGGCGCTGCTGGATCAGCGTGTTGATGTAGCTGACCTGCGAGGAGGCGCTGGCGTCCGAGGGGCCGACCTCCTTGCCCGTGCCGCCGTACTCCTTGGCGGCCGCGATCCCCGCGTCGTCGACGATCTTCTCGTACGGGTTGTTGATCTGCTTGGGCAGGAAGGCCAGCTTCAGGCCCTTCTTCAGCGGCGCGCCCGGATCGGCCTTCGCGGTGGCCCCGGACTTCGCCGGCCCCTTGTCGGCGCTGTCCTTGGTGGTGCCGGAACAGGCGCTGAGGGCGACGGCGAGCGAGAGGGCGGTGGCGGCGGTGGTGACGGCGCGGCGACCGGCGGCTGTGCGGAGCGTCATGGCGGCGGGGTGCCTTTCGAGGAGTGCGGATGGAAGGGGTTACGGCCGGGCGCCCGCGGCGCGCCGGTGCCGTCGTTCGACCACGGCGGCGATGACGCGCGGGGTGAGGACGGAGGCCACGAGCAGCAGACCGGTCACGATGACCTGCACCTCGTTGGCGATGTCGTTGAGCGTCAGCAGGTTCTTCAGGACGCCGATGAGCAGCACCCCGGCGACGGCACCGAAGAGCGTGCCCTTTCCGCCGTCGAAGTCGATGCCGCCGAGCAGCACGGAGGCGATCACGAGCATCTCGAAGCCGAGTCCGTTGTCGGCGCGGGCACTTCCGTAGCGCAGGGTGAAGACGATCCCCGCGAAGGCGGAGAACAGCCCGGTCACGACGAACAGCAGCAGCTTGATCCGCTTGACCCGGATGCCCGCGAAGTACGCGGCCTCCTCCTGCGCCCCGATCGCGAACAGGGAGC
It encodes the following:
- the rhaS gene encoding rhamnose ABC transporter substrate-binding protein — encoded protein: MTLRTAAGRRAVTTAATALSLAVALSACSGTTKDSADKGPAKSGATAKADPGAPLKKGLKLAFLPKQINNPYEKIVDDAGIAAAKEYGGTGKEVGPSDASASSQVSYINTLIQQRQDAILVAANDPNAVCGPLKQAMKKNIKVVAYDSDTAKDCRQLFINQASSEEIGRSLVQHLGEQIDYKGKIAILSATQNATNQNTWIEFMKDELKLPKYKDMKLVKVAYGDDADQKSFQQTQGLMQAYPDLKGIISPTTVGIAAAARYLSDSSYKGKVVLNGLGTPNQMRKYVKNDTVEQFSLWNPEELGYLGSYAAAALASGQITGAEGEKFKAGKLGEYTIGKDGEVILGKPTVFDKKNIDRFDF
- a CDS encoding L-rhamnose mutarotase, whose translation is MQRVCFLLNVREDRVEEYRARHAAVWPDMLAALSAAGWHNYSLFLREDGLLVGYLETEDFDAAREAMAATDVNGRWQREMADFFEQPESADEAMVPLTEVFHLA